A single window of Eucalyptus grandis isolate ANBG69807.140 chromosome 1, ASM1654582v1, whole genome shotgun sequence DNA harbors:
- the LOC104421190 gene encoding uncharacterized protein LOC104421190 produces the protein MALCTSSISPRSTLRRPKPPQFAFLDAPPLSPAAASLPGIARPRRLPSSPLSSIASARRSAFVPAASKGGGGGGGRDGKRPASKEQAKAGGDEEEGEMVEVEEDLPWIQEKALDLVEFTGSVTQAIPGPRVGSSSLPWILAVPLAYVGVSFVIAFVKTVRKFGSPREKRRRLVNKNAMLCKSIDELIQKENGVQHSDIEGLVKKTGFDMEDVLRKYIRYALNEKQFNPEVIANLIQLRKASMLEDSQVAEIINDISRRIVRDKGPVVMDVSGYSEKGFKRKLAVQALFGKVFYLSEMPEFCSQDSSLIVKEIFGVTDEDADKLRLHTLAEAGDLDSLEKMVDDSDSEDSEESPSGSPQPT, from the exons ATGGCGCTCTGTACGTCTTCCATCTCTCCCCGCTCAACCCTCCGGCGGCCGAAACCCCCGCAATTCGCCTTCCTCGACGCGCCGCCCCTCTCGCCGGCGGCGGCCTCGCTCCCCGGAATCGcccgccctcgccgcctcccgtCCTCGCCGCTGTCCTCGATAGCCTCGGCTCGCCGATCGGCGTTCGTGCCGGCCGCCTCcaagggcggcggcggcggcggaggtcgcgacggcaaGAGGCCGGCCTCGAAGGAGCAGGCGAAGGCGGGAGGAGatgaggaggagggggagatggtggaggtggaggaggaccTGCCGTGGATACAGGAGAAGGCGCTCGACCTCGTGGAGTTCACCGGCTCCGTCACGCAGGCGATTCCCGGGCCCAGGGTCGGCTCCAGCTCCTTGCCGTGGATCCTCGCCGTCCCGCTGGCGTACGTCGGGGTCAGCTTCGTGATTGCCTTCGTCAAGACGGTGAGGAAGTTCGGCTCTCCCAGGGAGAAGCGCCGGAGATTG GTGAACAAAAATGCTATGCTGTGTAAATCAATCGATGAGCTAATTCAGAAGGAGAATGGAGTGCAGCACTCTGATATTGAGGGACTTGTGAAGAAG ACAGGTTTTGACATGGAGGATGTATTGCGAAAGTATATTAGATATGCGCTGAATGAGAAGCAATTTAATCCAGAAGTAATTGCCAACTTGATACAGCTTAGAAAAGCTTCTATGTTGGAAGATTCTCAGGTTGCGGAGATTATCAATGACATCTCTCGCCGCATTGTCCGTGACAAGG GCCCAGTGGTCATGGATGTGTCAGGGTATTCTGAGAAGGGTTTCAAGAGGAAACTTGCTGTGCAAGCTCTATTTGGGAAGGTCTTCTATTTGTCTGAG ATGCCAGAGTTCTGTTCACAGGATAGCTCTTTGATAGTTAAGGAGATTTTTGGGGTCACAGA TGAAGATGCCGACAAACTTCGATTGCACACCCTCGCTGAAGCCGGGGATTTGGATTCGCTGGAGAAGATGGTTGACGATTCTGATTCAGAAGATTCGGAAGAAAGTCCATCTGGTTCTCCTCAACCAACTTGA
- the LOC104430285 gene encoding uncharacterized protein LOC104430285 yields the protein MDKGEKHVVDVFKRVCSCRRWQLTGIPCPHAISAINHRQDDAYDYIDEYYKKTKFLVAYENMILPVQGEKFWKRTNMEPPEPLPAKVKPGRRKQKRSREEGEVARGTRMSRIGMKMTCRTCLKTGHNSSTCPIKKTGSTSSQTRFSRPKLSVEKRSGNVNVSGSTGGHTSVNVEHTSARSCSSKRTRSETPQISPQVESTSFARVAKIPAKEVRPSRKKKNGKNIERKQC from the exons ATGGATAAAGGTGAGAAGCACGTGGTGGATGTCTTCAAAAGAGTATGCTCTTGTAGAAGATGGCAACTAACTGGTATCCCTTGTCCTCATGCCATTTCTGCTATAAATCATAGACAAGATGATGCATATGACTATATTGATGAGTATTATAAAAAAACCAAGTTCTTAGTTGCATATGAGAACATGATACTACCAGTTCAAGgagagaaattttggaaaaggaCTAATATGGAGCCACCAGAACCACTTCCAGCCAAAGTAAAGCCCGGTAGACGTAAACAGAAAAGATCAAGGGAGGAAGGCGAGGTGGCGCGTGGAACTAGAATGTCAAGGATAGGAATGAAGATGACATGTCGAACATGCTTGAAAACAGGACATAATAGCTCAACGTGTCCAATCAAGAAGACTGGGTCTACATCATCGCAAACACGATTTTCAAGGCCAAAACTTTCG GTTGAAAAACGTTCGGGCAATGTTAATGTAAGTGGTAGTACTGGTGGCCATACTAGTGTGAAT GTTGAACATACAAGTGCCAGAAGTTGCTCGTCAAAGAGGACAAGAAGTGAAACACCACAGATATCACCACAGGTTGAATCAACATCATTTGCACGTGTAGCTAAAATTCCAGCAAAAGAAGTAAGaccatcaaggaagaagaaaaatggcaaaaataTTGAGAGGAAGCAATGTTGA
- the LOC104421189 gene encoding lipoyl synthase, chloroplastic: MKLMESEASAKAGPYPGGKMGPYTGRDPSVKKPEWLRQRAPQGERFEEVKGSLSRLNLNTVCEEAQCPNIGECWNGGGDGIATATIMLLGDTCTRGCRFCAVKTSRNPAPPDPMEPENTAQAIASWGVDYIVLTSVDRDDIPDGGSGHFAQTVKAMKKLKPEIMVECLTSDFRGDLTAVETLVHSGLDVFAHNIETVKRLQRIVRDPRAGYEQSLSVLNHAKLSKEGMITKSSIMLGLGESDDELREAMADLRAIDVDILTLGQYLQPTPLHLTVKEYVTPEKFAFWKEYGESIGFRYVASGPLVRSSYRAGELFVKTMVREIQG, from the exons atgAAGCTGATGGAGTCGGAGGCCTCCGCGAAGGCCGGCCCATACCCCGGGGGCAAGATGGGGCCGTACACCGGCCGCGACCCCAGCGTGAAGAAGCCCGAGTGGCTGCGGCAGAGGGCTCCCCAGGGCGAGCGGTTCGAGGAGGTCAAGGGCTCGCTGTCGCGGCTCAATCTGAACACCGTTTGCGAGGAGGCTCAGTGCCCTAACATCGGGGAG TGTTGGAATGGAGGAGGAGACGGTATTGCCACTGCCACGATCATGCTTCTTGGGGATACTTGCACCCGCGGCTGTCGGTTTTGTGCCGTCAAGACCAGCCGGAACCCTGCGCCTCCTGATCCAATGGAACCCGAGAATACTGCACAGGCTATTGCAAGTTGGGG AGTGGATTACATAGTCCTAACGAGTGTTGATCGTGATGATATACCTGATGGCGGAAGTGGTCATTTTGCTCAGACTGTCAAGGCCATGAAG AAGCTCAAGCCAGAGATCATGGTGGAGTGTTTGACATCTGATTTTCGGGGTGACTTAACTGCTGTAGAGACTCTTGTTCACTCTGGATTGGATGTTTTTGCTCACAATATTGAAACTGTAAAGCGGCTTCAGCGCATTGTCAGAGACCCTCGTGCTGG GTATGAGCAAAGCCTATCAGTCCTAAACCATGCAAAATTGAGCAAGGAAGGAATGATAACAAAATCTTCTATAATGTTGGGCCTTGGAGAATCTGATGATGAATTGAGGGAAGCCATGGCTGACTTGAGGGCAATCGATGTTGATATCTTGACACTTGGACAATATTTGCAG CCTACTCCACTCCACCTGACAGTAAAAGAGTATGTAACCCCAGAGAAGTTTGCTTTCTGGAAGGAATATGGGGAGTCCATAGGATTCCGATATGTAGCCAGTGGTCCACTG GTCCGATCCTCCTATAGGGCTGGGGAGCTCTTTGTGAAGACAATGGTGAGAGAGATCCAAGGCTAA